One genomic region from Halococcus qingdaonensis encodes:
- a CDS encoding helix-turn-helix domain-containing protein, with amino-acid sequence MRYVTFVLIPPDGGLHPSDRRLAEDSDVTRTALHDINRLDDGTAVTLYRLDGTVERVEEILDDCAGVLAHNVSATGDSVHAYVHFETNDVVAGLLAVPHAHGIILDTPIEFTPRGGLRMTVVGEEATIRETIGTVPDGIGLKLEETGEYEPSAQRLFARLTTRQQETLKAAIEAGYYEVPRRATHADIAERLDRTGGTVGEHLRKIEAAVLTAIVP; translated from the coding sequence ATGCGGTACGTCACCTTCGTTCTCATCCCGCCCGACGGCGGCCTCCACCCCTCCGACCGGCGACTGGCCGAGGATTCGGACGTGACGCGCACGGCGCTACACGACATCAACCGCCTCGACGACGGCACCGCCGTCACGCTCTACCGACTCGACGGTACTGTCGAACGCGTCGAGGAAATCCTCGACGACTGCGCAGGCGTCCTCGCGCACAACGTCTCGGCGACCGGCGACAGCGTCCACGCCTACGTCCACTTCGAGACCAACGATGTCGTCGCGGGGCTGCTCGCGGTGCCTCACGCCCACGGGATCATCCTGGACACACCGATCGAGTTCACCCCTCGTGGCGGGCTCCGGATGACCGTCGTCGGCGAGGAGGCGACGATCCGCGAGACGATCGGCACCGTCCCCGACGGGATCGGTCTCAAGCTCGAAGAGACCGGCGAGTACGAACCGAGCGCCCAGCGGCTGTTCGCCAGACTCACCACTCGCCAGCAGGAAACGCTCAAGGCGGCCATCGAGGCGGGCTACTACGAGGTTCCCCGCCGGGCGACACACGCCGACATCGCCGAGCGCCTCGATCGGACCGGCGGCACCGTCGGCGAACATCTCCGCAAGATCGAGGCGGCGGTGCTCACCGCGATCGTCCCCTGA
- a CDS encoding LLM class flavin-dependent oxidoreductase yields the protein MELSIVSLGTVPEGGTATDAYDNTIELAQRAEELGYSRFWVAEHHGGGDSTASTTPEVLIAHLAAKTSDIRLGSGTVLLNHYSPYKVAETFSALDALAPGRIDMGLGRASGQPAADHALQYNQNQQQDDHADKIEEAVKHLYNGFPDDHPYSQLQLARSGEAVPQTWVLGSSPNSAAIAGRLGLPYCFAAFIRPGVAPQAFEAYREHFEPAPFAAAPDEPAGMIGVNVSCGETDEEAARLRASVEAYYQRLERGEVGTPPAVDDAIDELGGVPDPTPQSIEPGDWPQQISGSPATVRDLLEQMTEQVGVDEVVVQNMIPDPDDRVRSYELIADGVGLAAGGS from the coding sequence ATGGAGCTGTCGATCGTTAGCCTCGGGACGGTCCCCGAGGGTGGTACGGCGACGGATGCGTACGACAACACCATCGAACTGGCTCAGCGGGCCGAAGAGCTCGGCTACTCACGCTTCTGGGTGGCCGAGCACCACGGCGGCGGTGACTCGACGGCGAGCACGACCCCGGAGGTGCTGATCGCCCATCTCGCGGCCAAGACGTCCGACATTCGCCTCGGCTCGGGGACGGTGCTGCTCAACCACTACAGCCCGTACAAGGTGGCCGAGACGTTCAGCGCGCTCGACGCACTCGCGCCCGGGCGGATCGATATGGGGCTCGGGCGAGCGTCGGGACAACCGGCCGCCGATCACGCGCTCCAGTACAATCAAAACCAGCAGCAGGACGACCACGCCGACAAGATCGAGGAGGCCGTCAAACATCTCTACAATGGCTTTCCGGACGACCATCCCTACAGCCAACTGCAGCTCGCTCGTTCGGGCGAGGCCGTTCCCCAGACGTGGGTGCTCGGCTCCAGCCCGAACAGCGCCGCGATCGCCGGCCGGTTGGGACTCCCGTACTGCTTTGCGGCGTTCATCCGGCCCGGCGTCGCCCCACAAGCGTTCGAGGCCTACCGGGAGCACTTCGAGCCCGCCCCGTTCGCGGCCGCCCCGGACGAACCGGCGGGGATGATCGGGGTGAACGTCTCCTGTGGCGAGACCGACGAGGAAGCCGCGCGTCTCCGCGCCTCGGTCGAAGCGTACTACCAGCGACTCGAGCGTGGCGAGGTCGGCACACCTCCGGCCGTCGACGACGCGATCGACGAACTCGGTGGCGTTCCCGATCCGACACCACAGTCGATCGAACCGGGCGACTGGCCACAGCAGATCTCCGGCAGCCCCGCGACAGTACGAGATCTCCTTGAACAGATGACCGAGCAGGTCGGCGTCGACGAGGTCGTCGTTCAGAACATGATTCCGGATCCCGACGACCGGGTTCGATCGTACGAACTGATCGCCGACGGTGTCGGGCTCGCCGCCGGAGGCTCGTGA